A section of the Streptomyces sp. V3I8 genome encodes:
- the cofC gene encoding 2-phospho-L-lactate guanylyltransferase codes for MQWILVVPLKTLALAKSRLSDTAADGLRPGLALAFAQDTVAAALACAEVADVAVVTGDALAGRELAALGARIVPDEPGGGLNAALRHGAGAVRMQNPRTPLAALNADLPALRPPELARVLTAAAEFPRAFLPDAAGFGTTLLAVSPGRELLPAFGTDSRARHRASGAAELLPTAVDSVRQDVDTGADLRAALALGVGPYTTSAVERLRAA; via the coding sequence GTGCAGTGGATCTTGGTCGTACCGCTCAAAACCTTGGCGCTCGCGAAGAGCAGGCTCTCGGACACGGCCGCCGACGGGCTGCGCCCGGGGCTCGCCCTCGCCTTCGCACAGGACACGGTGGCCGCCGCACTGGCCTGCGCGGAAGTCGCCGATGTGGCAGTAGTCACTGGCGATGCGCTGGCCGGACGGGAGCTGGCCGCCCTGGGTGCCCGGATCGTCCCGGACGAGCCGGGCGGTGGTCTGAACGCCGCCCTGCGGCACGGGGCGGGGGCCGTACGTATGCAAAACCCCCGAACTCCGCTGGCGGCACTGAACGCCGACCTGCCCGCACTGCGTCCGCCGGAATTGGCCCGTGTGCTCACCGCGGCCGCGGAATTCCCACGTGCTTTCCTGCCGGACGCCGCGGGATTCGGCACCACTCTCCTGGCCGTGTCGCCGGGGCGTGAATTGCTGCCCGCTTTCGGAACGGATTCCCGCGCGCGTCACCGCGCCTCGGGCGCCGCGGAACTCCTGCCGACAGCGGTGGATTCCGTACGCCAGGACGTGGACACCGGTGCGGACCTGCGCGCGGCATTGGCGCTGGGTGTGGGCCCGTACACGACTTCGGCCGTGGAACGCCTGCGAGCGGCGTGA